Below is a window of Nerophis lumbriciformis linkage group LG20, RoL_Nlum_v2.1, whole genome shotgun sequence DNA.
ccctccttgatgttgatgttggtgagtctggttttaagtttctggctgcaaccaggaagctggttgttgagaattttccagagctcacgtggcttatttgtgttttcctctattttgtcgttaatgtgatttttttaaaaggatttagtcaggttggttGTCTTATTTCTTAATTAATTGCATTGATTTTTGAGTGTTGAAAGAAGTGATGTTTGGTATTCgtagtattttctgtctctgtctttatactgtacaaccctactacacacacatacagtacataaaagaaagtgtgtttttattgtttgtgtcttgcagacgtccagcagctgatcggtaatccagaagaagtttcccctcagttaggggggagctccactttgaagcaggagactccacaaccaccctgcattaaaaaggaagaggaggaactctgcatcactcaggagggagagtgtcttctaggacgagaggaagctgattacaccaagtttccactgagtattctctctgtgaagactgaagatgatgaagagaaaccacaagtagacaacctcttagctccactatcagatagtgaggctgaagacgaggttgaagaacctttgagcagcgataaagactgtgaaggtgatatgaggactcacaatgacaacaaacactctgaatgctctacaaagaagagaggtcaaacatgtttgagctgctcgGTTTGTGctaaaagttttactaaaaagagccgtttgactcgacacatgagaacacacacaggagaaaaaccattcagttgttcagtttgtagcaaaagcttttctcgaaattgtggtttgactgaacacatgagaacacacacaggtgaaaaaccatttatttgttcagtttgtggcaaaagcttttctcaaaatagccatttgactcaacacatgagaacacacacaggagaaaaatacTTTAACTGTTCAAATTGTGGTAAAAACTATTATTGTAAGAGccgtttgactcgacacatgagaacacacacaggtgaaaaaccattcagttgttcaatttgtggcaaaagcttttctcgaaattgtggtttgactaaacacatgagaacacacacaggtgaaaaaccattcagttgttcagtttgtggcaaaagcttttctcaaaattgtggtttgactgaacacatgcgaacacacacaggtgaaaaaccatttaagtgttcagtttgtggcacaaCATTTTCTGTTAAGAAGAGGttgaaagaacacatgagaacacacacaggtgaaaaaccatttaattgttcagtttgtggcaacagcttttctcaaaatagctctttgactcaacacatgagaacacacacagttgAAAAACCATTTGGTTGTTCAGTTTGCagcaaaagcttttctgttaagaaCTCTTTgattgaacacatgagaacacacacaggtgaaaaaccatataagtgttcagtttgtggcaaaacctTTTCTGATAGAAGCAAATTGGctctacacatgagaacacacgctggagagaaaacatttagttgttcagtgtgctgtaaaaggttccaACATAAAGCAGTCGCAgtaaaacacatgagaacacacaagggaaaataaccaattagctgtttagtttgtggtatgttgctcatatgtggcgacatccaccctacccaggacctcctcactgcttctttcacaaatatctgaggtattcatacaaacttggattatttgaagCATAATATTATCTACTCAggaccccatgtcttctctgtatctgaaaccttcctgaacagtaagatagatgatgcttcaagtgcttggttgctccttcttcagtccagggacctggggcctcatgtgtcaagtttgcACACGCgcaaaaacctgcactacaccctttttcactgcaaagttgagatgtatcaaaactgatGTTGATGCataagtgatgctgggtaactgtttgcataacaaactgccaacttttactcctcagactgattgatgtgcaaatcagagacatatgaacaattaacccccaacacccacaaccaaacccccacctccctcgacattcgggca
It encodes the following:
- the LOC133619344 gene encoding uncharacterized protein, with the translated sequence MRTHNDNKHSECSTKKRGQTCLSCSVCAKSFTKKSRLTRHMRTHTGEKPFSCSVCSKSFSRNCGLTEHMRTHTGEKPFICSVCGKSFSQNSHLTQHMRTHTGEKYFNCSNCGKNYYCKSRLTRHMRTHTGEKPFSCSICGKSFSRNCGLTKHMRTHTGEKPFSCSVCGKSFSQNCGLTEHMRTHTGEKPFKCSVCGTTFSVKKRLKEHMRTHTGEKPFNCSVCGNSFSQNSSLTQHMRTHTVEKPFGCSVCSKSFSVKNSLIEHMRTHTGEKPYKCSVCGKTFSDRSKLALHMRTHAGEKTFSCSVCCKRFQHKAVAVKHMRTHKGK